CGCTGGTGGCCCCGGGCCCGGTCGCCACCTCGGTGTTCTCCTTCATCACCGCGTGGAACGAGTTCATCTTCGCGTTGACCTTCATGCAGGACAGCTCGAAGTACACCGTCGGCGTGGGACTGCGCACCTTCTTCACCCAGAACACCGCGGACTGGGGATCGGTGATGGCCGCCTCGACGATCATCACCCTGCCCGTGGTGATCTTCTTCGTGCTGGTCCAGCGCCACCTCGCCCAGGGCATGACCGCCGGCGCCGTGAAAGGCTGAGGCATGACACCTACCCCCTGGGACCCCGATGCGCTCGGGGTGCTGATGGCCCCCTTCACCGGCACCGAGCTGCCGGTCTGGATGGGGGGCGCGCTCGAGGCCGGCCTGGCCTCGGTGATCCTCTTCGGCCACAACACCCCCGATCCGCAGACCGCCGCCCGCCTGGCCCATGAGATCCACTCCCGCGCCGAGCACTGCGTGGTCGCGATCGACGAGGAGGGCGGGGACGTCACCCGGCTGCAGGCGGCGACCGGCTCCTCGCTGCCCACCGCCTGGGCGCTGGGAGCGGCCGACGACATCGAGCTGACCCGCGCGGTCGGCAGGGCCCTCGGCGATCTGCTCGCCGCCTGCGACCTGGACCTCGATCTCGCCCCGGTGCTCGACGTCTCCACCGACCCGGCGAACCCGGTCATCGGCACCCGTGCCTTCGGCGATGACCCCGACCGGGTCGCCCACCATGCCAAGGCCTTCGCCACCGGGCTGATGGAGGCGGGGCTGGGGACCTGCGCCAAGCACTTCCCGGGCCACGGGGCGACCGCCACCGACTCCCACACCGCATTGCCGCTGATCGACCTGGGGGAGAGGGAGTTCGCCCGGGAGCACCTGGCCCCCTGGCGGATCGCGCCGTGGCTGGACAGCGTGATGACCGCGCACGTGCTGGTCCCCGCCCACGGCGAGGGGCCCGCCTCGATCTCCCCCTGGTCGCGGCCGCTGCTGGATCGGGTCGTCGGCAGCAGCTACCAGGGCCTGGTGATCACCGACGCGCTGGACATGGCCGCGGTCGCCGTCGACCCCGGCTACGGCGAATCCGTGGTGCGGGCGATCGAGGCCGGTGCGGACCTGCTGTGCCTGGGGACCTCACTGCGCCGCGATGACCAGCAGATGCTCCGCGAAGCCCACGACGCGCTGCTCGACGCCGTCGACTCCGGCCGGCTCCCGCGCCAGAGGCTGCGCGATCGCGCACAACGCACCCGCGACCGCCTGCGCTCCCTGCGCACCCGACGCCGCTTCGTCCCCGCTCCCGCCCTCGAGGACGCCCTGGAGCACGCCGAGCAGCTCGGTGCGGTGGCCGCCGCGCGCGCGGTCCGCGTCCGGCAGTCGCGACTCGAGCTCGGCCCCGCCGTCGTCGTCGACCTGCGGGCACGGGCCGAGCACGCCGCCGGCTCCCGCACCCAGCAGCTCGTCCACGTCCTGCGCGAGCGCGGGCTGCAGGCCGGGGAGCCCGACTACCCGGACCAGGTCGATGCGGCCGGCCAGCTGCTGGCCCTCACCCGCCTGCCCCGCAGCGACCCGGAGGAGGGGCGGCGCCTCGCGGAGCTGCTCGGGCGCAGGCCCGACACGATCGTGGTCCACACCGGCGTGCCCGGCGCCGCGCCCGATCACCGCCGCCTGGTGCTCGCCCACGGCGCCGGCCGCACCATGATGCGCGCGGCCGTGGACCTCCTGCTGGCAGCGGAGCGCCGATGAGGGTGCTGGGGATGATGTCCGGGACCAGCCTGGACGCGATCGACGTGGCCCTGGTGGAATTCACCCGGGATCCGCGAGACCCCACCACGCTGCGAGCCCGCCTGCTCCACGTGGGCGAGGAGCCCTGGCCCGACGCCACCCGGGACGCACTGCGGGCGGTGCTGCCCCCGGCCCCCGCCGACGTCGCCGCCTGGAGCCGTCTGCACGGCGCGGTGGGGGAGGCCTTCGCGCGCGCGGCCTCCCGCGTCCTCGCAGCGCACGGCGGCGCCGATCTGATCGCCACCCACGGTCAGACCCTCTACCACGAGGTGCAGGACGGCCATGTGCTCAGCACCCTCCAGATCGGGGATCCGAGCCGCCTCGCCGAGGCCACCGGCGCCCCCGTCCTCCACGACCTGCGCAGCGCCGACGTCGCGGCCGGCGGCCAGGGAGCCCCATTGGCCCCGCTGCTGGACCAGCTGCTGCTGGGGGCCGACGAGCACCGACGCACCGCCGTGCTGAACATCGGGGGGATCTCCAACCTGAGCCTCGTCGGCGGCAGGACCGACGGCGGAGGGGCGGCGGCTGACGAGGGGAGCAGCGCCGAGGGCGAGGTGATCGCCGGCGACCTCGGCCCGGGCAATGCCCTGCTCGATGCCGCGATCCACATCGCCACGGGTCGGCCGGCCGACGTCGATGCCGAGATCGCCCGCACCGGCTCCGTCGACCCGGAGGCCCTCGCGACCCTGCTCGGCGACCCGTTCTACGCGCTCCCGCTGCCCCGGTCGACCGGACGGGAGCACTTCGACTCCCGGTACGTGCAGCGCCTGCTGGGCCAGGACGCGCTCGCCGCCCTCGCCCTGCCGGATCTGCTGGCCACCCTCACCGAGCTCACCGCGGTCACCATCGCCGACGCGATCGCTCCGCTGGGGGCGAGCCGGGTGGTCGCCTCCGGCGGAGGCATGCGCAATCCGCTGCTGCGCCGGCGGCTGGCCGCCCTGCTGGCACCCGTGCCGCTCCTGGGCGCCGATGACCTCGGCATCCCTGCCGACGGCAAGGAGGCCCTGCTGATCGCCCTGCTCGGATACCTCGGCGCCCACGGCCTGCCCGGCACGCTCGCCCGCGCCGACGGCACCGCCCACACCGGCGCCCGCGCCCCCGTCGTGCTCGGCTCGCTCACTCCGCCCCACGCGCTGCGCCTGCTGCCCGCGGCCGCGGCCGACAGCTGTGCCCCCCGGCGCCTGCAGATCGTGACCGACCCCGGGCCGGAGCGCTGATGGCCACGCCCGTCCTGGCCCACCTCCACAGCCGCAGCGACGACCTCCAGCCCGTGCAGCGAAGGATCGCCGAGGTGATCCTCGCCGACCCGGTGGCCGCCGGTCGACTCACCATCGACCAGCTCGCCGCCGCCGCCGGCTGCGCGCAGTCCTCGGTGGTCAACTTCGCCCGGGAGCTGGGCTTCACCGGCTACCGCGAGTTCCGCGCCGAGCTCACCGAGGAGGCGGTGCGGGCCGCCGCCCGCGGGGGTGAGTTCGCCTTCCCCGCCGACATCGACCCCACCGACCCGCTGGCGACCAGCGTCGCCCGGATCGCGGCGGCCGACGCGCGCGCCGTGCGCGACACCGTGCGCCTGCTGGATCTCGCCGTGCTCGAGGAGAGCGCCCGGGTGCTGAGCTCCTCGCGCCGGATCCTCCTGGTGGGGGTGGGCGCCTCGGGCCTGGCCGCCACGGACCTGCAGTACAAGCTGACCCGGCTGGGATTCTCGGCGCAGGCACTGACCAGCGTCCATGATGCCCTGCCCGCGGTGACCGCGCTCGGTGACCAGGATTGCCTGCTGGCGATCTCGGACTCCGGCCGCACCACCGATGTGCTCGACGCGGTGGAGATCGCGGTCCCCTCCGGGGCCCGGACGGTCGCGATCACCGGTTCCCCGGTCGGTCCGCTCGCCCGGAGCTGCGAGTTCGTGCTGCTGACGGCCTCGCGCGAGCCCTCCTTCCGGGCCGGGGCGACCTCCTCCCGCATCGCCCAGCTGACCATCGCGGACTGCCTGCTGGTCGCGATCTCGGCCACGCTGCCCGATGCCGGCGCCGAGGCGCTCGCCCGCACCCGGGCCGCGCTCGAGGGCAGGCGGCGCTGAACGGTCGGCGCCGGCTGCCAGGATCCGCCGCACGGCCCGCCGCGCCCTGCCGATCTGCGCGACCTGCTGGGCGCGGCGGCTGCGGGCGTCTACGGTGTCACCATGCATACCCGCCTTGACCCTACGGTCCCGTAAGTTACGCTACCGTCGTGAGTGTCTTCCGTTCCACGATCCCCGATGTCGCGGCCGATGAGCCGATGGTCCAGCTCCTCGCGGCCGACGGCACCCGCAGCCCGCACCCGGAATTCGACGCCGTGCTGGACGGCCATGACGGCCACAGCGGCCTGGCCACGCCCGAGCGCCTGCGCGGCTACTACCGCGACATGGTGATGATCCGCGCCGCGGACCTCGAGGCCACCAGCCTGCAGCGCCAGGGCCAGCTGGGCCTGTGGGCGAGCGCGCTCGGCCAGGAGGCCGCGCAGATCGGCGCGGGGCATGCGGCCAGGACTCAGGACTATCTTGTGCCCACCTACCGCGAGCACGGGGTGGCCTGGGCGCGCGGCATCGAGCCCTGGCGCCTGCTGGAGCTGTTCCGCGGCATCAGCCACGGCGGCTGGGACCCGAACGCGCTGCGCACCCACCCCTACATGATCGTGCTCGGCTCGCAGGCCCCGCATGCGGTGGGCTATGCCATGGGGCTGCAGCGCGACGGGGTCGTCGGCACCGGGGACCCCTCCACGGACACCTCCGTGCTGGCCCTGTTCGGCGACGGCGCCTCCAGCGAGGGCGAGGTCGCGGAGTCCTTCACCTTCGCCGCCTCCTTCCAGGCGCCGGTGGTCTTCTTCACCCAGAACAACCAGTGGGCGATCTCGGTGCCCACCTCCGTGCAGTCCCGGGTCCCGCTCGCCCAGCGCTCCCGCGGCTGGGGCATCCCCTCGGTGCGGGTGGACGGCAACGATGTGCTCGCCGTGCTCGGCGCGGTCCGCAGCGCCCTGGACTCGGCCCGCGCCGGGAACGGCCCGGTGTTCGTCGAGGCCCTCACCTACCGGATGGCCGCACACACCACCAGCGACGACGCCTCCCGCTACCGCCCGGCCGCCGAGGAGGAGGAATGGGCGGCGAAGGATCCGATCCTCCGCCTGCGCCGCCACCTCGAACAGCTCGGCGAGATCGACCAGCAGTACGTGAGCCGCTGCGACGAGGAGGCCCACGACCTCGCGATGCAGCTGCACCACCACATCCACGGCATGGAGGATCCCGACCCGGTGCGCATGTTCGACCACCCCTACGCCGAGCCCCACCCGATCGTGGACGCCGAGCGCGCGGAGTACCTCGAGTACATCTCCCAGTTCGAGGACGAGGAGGACCAGGCATGAGCTCCACCTCCACCACGCTCCCGATCGCCAAGGCGATCACCGCCGGCCTGCGCGACGCCATGACCGCGGACGACAAGGTCCTGCTGATGGGCGAGGACATCGGCCCCCTCGGCGGCGTCTTCCGCGTCACCGACGGCCTGCACGCCGAGTTCGGCTCCCTGCGGGTGGTGGACACGCCGCTGGCCGAGGCCGGGATCGTCGGGACCGCAGTGGGCCTGGCCGTGCGCGGCTACCGCCCGGTGGTGGAGATCCAGTTCGACGGCTTCGTCTACCCCGCCTACAACCAGATCACCACCCAGGTCGCGAAGATGCACAACCGCACCTCCGGGGCGGTGAACCTGCCGATCGTCATCCGCATCCCCCACGGCGGGGGGATCGGCGCGGTCGAGCACCATTCCGAGAGCCCCGAGGCGCTGTTCGCGCCCACCGCCGGGCTGCGGATCCTCGCCCCCTCCAACGCGCAGGACGCGTACTGGATGACCCGTCAGGCCATCGAGTCCGAGGACCCGGTGATCATGCTCGAGCCCAAGCGCCGCTACTGGGTCAAGGGCGATGTCGACCCCGACCACCGCCCCGAGCTCTCCCCCTGGCAGGCCCAGGTGGTGCGCCCGGGCACCGATGCGACCCTGCTGGCCTGGGGGCCGAGCATGCCGCTCGCGCTCGAGAGCGCGCAGGTCGCGGCCGAGGACGGCATCGACCTGGAGGTCATCGACGCCCGTTCGCTGTCGCCGGTGGACTTCCCGACGATCGCCGCGTCGGTGCGCCGCACCGGGCGGCTGCTGATCGTCCACGAGGCACCGGTGCTCGGCGGCCTCGGCGGAGAGATCGCCGCCCGGATCTCCGAACAGTGCTTCTACCACCTGGAGGCGCCGGTGCTCCGGGTGGGCGGCTACCACCTCCCGTACCCGCCGGCGCGCATGGAGCACGCCTACCTCCCCGACCTCGACCGGGTGCTCGACGGCGTGGACCGCCTGCTCGAGCACTGACGGACGCGCACCACGCGTGAAAGGATCACGACCATGAATGCAGCCTCTGCGGGTCCCGCCGGCTCGTCCGCCTCGAGCATCGTCACCGTTCCGCTCAACGATCCGGGGGAGGGCCTCACCGAGGCCGAGATCCTCGAGATCAAGGTCGCCGTCGGCGACCGGGTCGAGATCAACGCCCCGGTGGTCGAGGTCGAGACCGCCAAGAGCGCCGTCGAGCTGTCCACCCATGTGGCGGGCACCGTCGTCGCGATCCTGGTGGCGGTCGGCGATGAGGTGCCCGTCGGCACCGGACTGATCCAGGTCGACACCTCCGGCGCCCCGGCCGCCGCCACCGGCGGCTCGAGCCCCACCGCCACCGGTGCCGCGCCGGCCGACGGCCCGGAGGCGGACCCGTCGGCCGAAGAGGTCGCCGAGCAGGTGGCCGCACCCGC
The window above is part of the Brachybacterium vulturis genome. Proteins encoded here:
- a CDS encoding glycoside hydrolase family 3 N-terminal domain-containing protein, producing the protein MTPTPWDPDALGVLMAPFTGTELPVWMGGALEAGLASVILFGHNTPDPQTAARLAHEIHSRAEHCVVAIDEEGGDVTRLQAATGSSLPTAWALGAADDIELTRAVGRALGDLLAACDLDLDLAPVLDVSTDPANPVIGTRAFGDDPDRVAHHAKAFATGLMEAGLGTCAKHFPGHGATATDSHTALPLIDLGEREFAREHLAPWRIAPWLDSVMTAHVLVPAHGEGPASISPWSRPLLDRVVGSSYQGLVITDALDMAAVAVDPGYGESVVRAIEAGADLLCLGTSLRRDDQQMLREAHDALLDAVDSGRLPRQRLRDRAQRTRDRLRSLRTRRRFVPAPALEDALEHAEQLGAVAAARAVRVRQSRLELGPAVVVDLRARAEHAAGSRTQQLVHVLRERGLQAGEPDYPDQVDAAGQLLALTRLPRSDPEEGRRLAELLGRRPDTIVVHTGVPGAAPDHRRLVLAHGAGRTMMRAAVDLLLAAERR
- a CDS encoding anhydro-N-acetylmuramic acid kinase, whose product is MMSGTSLDAIDVALVEFTRDPRDPTTLRARLLHVGEEPWPDATRDALRAVLPPAPADVAAWSRLHGAVGEAFARAASRVLAAHGGADLIATHGQTLYHEVQDGHVLSTLQIGDPSRLAEATGAPVLHDLRSADVAAGGQGAPLAPLLDQLLLGADEHRRTAVLNIGGISNLSLVGGRTDGGGAAADEGSSAEGEVIAGDLGPGNALLDAAIHIATGRPADVDAEIARTGSVDPEALATLLGDPFYALPLPRSTGREHFDSRYVQRLLGQDALAALALPDLLATLTELTAVTIADAIAPLGASRVVASGGGMRNPLLRRRLAALLAPVPLLGADDLGIPADGKEALLIALLGYLGAHGLPGTLARADGTAHTGARAPVVLGSLTPPHALRLLPAAAADSCAPRRLQIVTDPGPER
- a CDS encoding MurR/RpiR family transcriptional regulator, with product MATPVLAHLHSRSDDLQPVQRRIAEVILADPVAAGRLTIDQLAAAAGCAQSSVVNFARELGFTGYREFRAELTEEAVRAAARGGEFAFPADIDPTDPLATSVARIAAADARAVRDTVRLLDLAVLEESARVLSSSRRILLVGVGASGLAATDLQYKLTRLGFSAQALTSVHDALPAVTALGDQDCLLAISDSGRTTDVLDAVEIAVPSGARTVAITGSPVGPLARSCEFVLLTASREPSFRAGATSSRIAQLTIADCLLVAISATLPDAGAEALARTRAALEGRRR
- a CDS encoding thiamine pyrophosphate-dependent enzyme; translated protein: MVQLLAADGTRSPHPEFDAVLDGHDGHSGLATPERLRGYYRDMVMIRAADLEATSLQRQGQLGLWASALGQEAAQIGAGHAARTQDYLVPTYREHGVAWARGIEPWRLLELFRGISHGGWDPNALRTHPYMIVLGSQAPHAVGYAMGLQRDGVVGTGDPSTDTSVLALFGDGASSEGEVAESFTFAASFQAPVVFFTQNNQWAISVPTSVQSRVPLAQRSRGWGIPSVRVDGNDVLAVLGAVRSALDSARAGNGPVFVEALTYRMAAHTTSDDASRYRPAAEEEEWAAKDPILRLRRHLEQLGEIDQQYVSRCDEEAHDLAMQLHHHIHGMEDPDPVRMFDHPYAEPHPIVDAERAEYLEYISQFEDEEDQA
- a CDS encoding alpha-ketoacid dehydrogenase subunit beta, whose product is MSSTSTTLPIAKAITAGLRDAMTADDKVLLMGEDIGPLGGVFRVTDGLHAEFGSLRVVDTPLAEAGIVGTAVGLAVRGYRPVVEIQFDGFVYPAYNQITTQVAKMHNRTSGAVNLPIVIRIPHGGGIGAVEHHSESPEALFAPTAGLRILAPSNAQDAYWMTRQAIESEDPVIMLEPKRRYWVKGDVDPDHRPELSPWQAQVVRPGTDATLLAWGPSMPLALESAQVAAEDGIDLEVIDARSLSPVDFPTIAASVRRTGRLLIVHEAPVLGGLGGEIAARISEQCFYHLEAPVLRVGGYHLPYPPARMEHAYLPDLDRVLDGVDRLLEH